A single window of Pseudomonadota bacterium DNA harbors:
- a CDS encoding NADH-quinone oxidoreductase subunit A yields MPAPHVLDFVYIIVILAGGIIAGFAPFVISDIFRPRTINKKTLLTYECGMDPFGSAWDIRFGAAYYLYALIFLAFDVDILYLFPVAAAYDRVSGWQGVLELFIFVGILTLAVAYVWVKGVFTWAIKREEN; encoded by the coding sequence ATGCCTGCGCCGCATGTTCTTGATTTCGTCTATATCATTGTGATTCTGGCCGGTGGTATTATTGCCGGATTTGCTCCCTTCGTTATTTCCGATATTTTTCGCCCTCGGACAATTAATAAAAAGACCCTGCTCACCTATGAATGCGGCATGGACCCTTTCGGCTCGGCCTGGGACATTCGTTTCGGGGCGGCTTATTATCTCTATGCCCTGATCTTTTTGGCGTTTGATGTCGATATTCTTTATCTTTTTCCGGTTGCTGCCGCCTATGACCGGGTTTCGGGGTGGCAGGGAGTGCTGGAACTTTTTATCTTTGTTGGCATTCTGACCCTGGCGGTTGCGTATGTGTGGGTTAAAGGAGTTTTTACGTGGGCGATCAAACGAGAGGAAAATTAA